One Anolis carolinensis isolate JA03-04 chromosome 5, rAnoCar3.1.pri, whole genome shotgun sequence DNA segment encodes these proteins:
- the dram1 gene encoding DNA damage-regulated autophagy modulator protein 1 isoform X1, whose protein sequence is MAGPGERQALLRGRGRWAQRMPGCIRGAAFLPALLVSWSSSAFVVPYVIAVLEGHVEPLFPYISDTGAKPPESGIFGFMINGSAILGAVTMYIRYLIVKKQNEITGFISSWCNLSALTIGLLGCIGMGIVASFQELTVPAVHDGGALVAFLFGTFYITFQTVISYKSSPQWTTPCLCHIRLFLSVITSLAILPMIACASLISITKIDWNPGEKDYVYHFVSAFCEWTVAFGFVFFFLTFINDFQRVTVRITTELHENL, encoded by the exons ATGGCTGGCCCCGGAGAGAGGCAGGCGCTGCTCCGCGGCCGAGGGAGGTGGGCGCAGAGGATGCCCGGCTGCATCAGGGGCGCGGCCTTCCTCCCCGCGCTGCTCGTCTCCTGGTCTTCCTCCGCCTTCGTCGTCCCCTACGTGATCGCCGTCCTCGAGGGCCACGTGGAGCCCCTCTTCCCCTACATCAG TGATACCGGAGCAAAACCTCCAGAAAGTGGTATATTTGGATTTATGATTAACGGTTCTGCCATTCTAG GTGCAGTTACAATGTATATCCGATATCTAATTgtaaaaaagcaaaatgaaattacgggttttatttcttcttggtgCAATCTATCCGCACTGACCATTGGGCTGCTGGGCTGTATTGGAATGGGGATTGTTGCAAGCTTCCAG GAGCTAACAGTCCCTGCTGTACATGATGGAGGAGCCCTTGTGGCATTTCTCTTTGGTACTTTCTACATTACGTTTCAAACGGTCATCTCTTACAAATCAAGCCCACAGTGGACTACTCCATGTTTATGCCACATAAGGCTATTCCTCTCTGTAATTACCTCACTCGCGATCCTACCCA TGATTGCATGTGCTTCACTAATTTCCATAACAAAAATTGACTGGAATCCAGGTGAAAAG GATTATGTGTATCATTTTGTGAGTGCATTCTGTGAATGGACAGTAGCCTTTGGTTTTGTGTTCTTCTTCTTAACTTTCATCAACGATTTTCAG AGAGTTACTGTGCGGATAACAACAGAACTACATGAAAACCTTTGA
- the dram1 gene encoding DNA damage-regulated autophagy modulator protein 1 isoform X2, whose product MGGRGFILPAIGAQVTQVSIKLLSDTGAKPPESGIFGFMINGSAILGAVTMYIRYLIVKKQNEITGFISSWCNLSALTIGLLGCIGMGIVASFQELTVPAVHDGGALVAFLFGTFYITFQTVISYKSSPQWTTPCLCHIRLFLSVITSLAILPMIACASLISITKIDWNPGEKDYVYHFVSAFCEWTVAFGFVFFFLTFINDFQRVTVRITTELHENL is encoded by the exons ATGGGGGGAAGGGGGTTCATTCTGCCAGCAATTGGAGCACAGGTGACACAAGTTTCCATTAAGTTACTTAG TGATACCGGAGCAAAACCTCCAGAAAGTGGTATATTTGGATTTATGATTAACGGTTCTGCCATTCTAG GTGCAGTTACAATGTATATCCGATATCTAATTgtaaaaaagcaaaatgaaattacgggttttatttcttcttggtgCAATCTATCCGCACTGACCATTGGGCTGCTGGGCTGTATTGGAATGGGGATTGTTGCAAGCTTCCAG GAGCTAACAGTCCCTGCTGTACATGATGGAGGAGCCCTTGTGGCATTTCTCTTTGGTACTTTCTACATTACGTTTCAAACGGTCATCTCTTACAAATCAAGCCCACAGTGGACTACTCCATGTTTATGCCACATAAGGCTATTCCTCTCTGTAATTACCTCACTCGCGATCCTACCCA TGATTGCATGTGCTTCACTAATTTCCATAACAAAAATTGACTGGAATCCAGGTGAAAAG GATTATGTGTATCATTTTGTGAGTGCATTCTGTGAATGGACAGTAGCCTTTGGTTTTGTGTTCTTCTTCTTAACTTTCATCAACGATTTTCAG AGAGTTACTGTGCGGATAACAACAGAACTACATGAAAACCTTTGA
- the dram1 gene encoding DNA damage-regulated autophagy modulator protein 1 isoform X3, giving the protein MINGSAILGAVTMYIRYLIVKKQNEITGFISSWCNLSALTIGLLGCIGMGIVASFQELTVPAVHDGGALVAFLFGTFYITFQTVISYKSSPQWTTPCLCHIRLFLSVITSLAILPMIACASLISITKIDWNPGEKDYVYHFVSAFCEWTVAFGFVFFFLTFINDFQRVTVRITTELHENL; this is encoded by the exons ATGATTAACGGTTCTGCCATTCTAG GTGCAGTTACAATGTATATCCGATATCTAATTgtaaaaaagcaaaatgaaattacgggttttatttcttcttggtgCAATCTATCCGCACTGACCATTGGGCTGCTGGGCTGTATTGGAATGGGGATTGTTGCAAGCTTCCAG GAGCTAACAGTCCCTGCTGTACATGATGGAGGAGCCCTTGTGGCATTTCTCTTTGGTACTTTCTACATTACGTTTCAAACGGTCATCTCTTACAAATCAAGCCCACAGTGGACTACTCCATGTTTATGCCACATAAGGCTATTCCTCTCTGTAATTACCTCACTCGCGATCCTACCCA TGATTGCATGTGCTTCACTAATTTCCATAACAAAAATTGACTGGAATCCAGGTGAAAAG GATTATGTGTATCATTTTGTGAGTGCATTCTGTGAATGGACAGTAGCCTTTGGTTTTGTGTTCTTCTTCTTAACTTTCATCAACGATTTTCAG AGAGTTACTGTGCGGATAACAACAGAACTACATGAAAACCTTTGA